From one Musa acuminata AAA Group cultivar baxijiao chromosome BXJ2-6, Cavendish_Baxijiao_AAA, whole genome shotgun sequence genomic stretch:
- the LOC135614043 gene encoding protein sym-1-like produces the protein MLRCSAKMVALLPNSRIVASHGLGLPRIPFARFRNLHRFASDCGRKRLPGARYPLGPFFSFTNPPSSVGFGGVVRLFSSGFEPKGFDSLRLRAASDGGSGGPTGGDGGSGGGGGDESGGGNDRFFLSWYLMALDKYPVITKAITSALLTLIGDLICQLLVDQVTKLDLRRTFVFTFLGLVLVGPTLHFWYLYLSKLVTFPGASGAFLRLILDQFVFSPIFIGVFLSSVIALEGRPSQIKQKLQQEWFSAVLANWQLWIPFQFLNFRFVPQKFQVLAANFVALAWNVILSFKAHKEIVLK, from the exons ATGCTACGCTGCAGCGCAAAAATGGTGGCGCTTCTCCCCAATTCCCGCATCGTCGCCTCCCACGGCCTCGGTCTTCCTCGCATTCCCTTCGCCCGATTCCGCAACTTGCATCGTTTCGCTTCGGATTGCGGTAGGAAGAGGCTTCCTGGTGCCCGCTATCCGCTCGGCCCCTTCTTTTCCTTCACGAATCCCCCCTCTTCCGTTGGGTTTGGAGGTGTGGTTCGTCTTTTTTCGTCCGGATTTGAGCCGAAGGGTTTCGATTCCCTGCGGCTTCGAGCCGCTTCTGATGGTGGTTCTGGCGGTCCCACCGGTGGTGACGGTGGCTCCGGCGGTGGAGGTGGAGACGAGAGCGGTGGTGGAAACGATCGGTTCTTTTTGTCGTG GTACTTGATGGCACTTGATAAATATCCAGTGATAACTAAAGCTATTACATCTGCACTTCTAACTCTTATTGGAGATTTAATTTGCCAG CTATTGGTTGATCAGGTAACCAAGTTGGATTTAAGGCGAACATTTGTGTTTACTTTCTTGGGGCTTGTGCTAGTGGGTCCCACATTGCATTTCTG GTACTTGTATTTGTCTAAGTTGGTCACATTTCCTGGAGCATCAGGTGCATTCTTGCGCCTTATCCTTGACCAG TTTGTCTTCTCTCCCATCTTCATAGGAGTCTTTCTTAGCTCAGTTATTGCCTTGGAAggaaggccttctcaaataaaGCAGAAGCTTCAACAG GAGTGGTTTTCAGCAGTGCTAGCAAATTGGCAATTGTGGATACCCTTCCAATTTCTTAACTTTCGGTTTGTTCCTCAGAAGTTTCAG GTTCTAGCTGCGAACTTTGTCGCTCTTGCATGGAATGTGATTCTCTCATTTAAAGCCCATAAAGAAATTGTGCTGAAATAG